One window of Mus caroli chromosome 11, CAROLI_EIJ_v1.1, whole genome shotgun sequence genomic DNA carries:
- the LOC110305962 gene encoding probable low-specificity L-threonine aldolase 2 codes for MLRSLFRATVPGLRVPWAQWSRNWAGVPAHVVDLRSDTVTRPGPAMRRAMAEAVVGDDDYGEDPTVHELQEKAAEMLGVERTMFVPTNTMANLISVMGHCRRRGSQVLLGQECHLHVYEQGGVAQIAGVHSHPLPDLPHGTLDLNELERALTRGSGSSYHPVCELVCLENTHSSAGGRVLPVDYLRQVCLLAHAHGARVHMDGARLMNAAVALRMPPARLVEHCDSVSFCFSKGLGAPVGALVGGSKDFIGEAWRLRKALGGGMRQAGVLAAAALVGLAEAEEVLPRDHGNAQRFAKGLQDLASPICSVDPDTVETNMVLVQVAGLPPSDLCQRLQAVSAEEVAQTGRAVRVLLFPWTEQSVRAVWHRDVSAQDTELALRKWEFVLRQLRP; via the exons ATGCTACGCAGCCTGTTCCGGGCCACGGTCCCAGGGCTCAGGGTGCCCTGGGCTCAGTGGTCTAGGAATTGGGCGGGGGTCCCAGCCCACGTGGTGGACCTACGCAGCGACACGGTGACCCGGCCAGGGCCGGCCATGAGGCGCGCTATGGCTGAAGCGGTTGTAGGAGACGATGATTACGGCGAAGACCCTACGGTCCACG AACTGCAGGAAAAGGCTGCAGAGATGCTTGGGGTGGAGAGGACGATGTTTGTGCCCACCAACACTATGGCCAACCTCATCTCTG TGATGGGTCACTGCCGGCGCCGGGGTTCCCAGGTCCTCCTTGGGCAGGAATGCCACCTCCACGTCTATGAGCAGGGCGGGGTGGCACAG ATCGCTGGGGTGcattcccaccccctccccgacCTGCCCCATGGCACCTTGGACCTGAATGAGCTAGAGAGGGCACTCACCCGGGGCTCTGGGAGTTCCTACCATCCAGTCTGTGAGCTCGTGTGCCTGGAGAACACTCACAGCAGCGCGGGAGGCCGGGTCCTCCCGGTCGACTACCTCCGCCAG GTGTGCCTCCTGGCCCACGCCCACGGAGCAAGGGTCCACATGGATGGAGCTCGGTTGATGAATGCAGCAGTGGCTCTGCGCATGCCCCCTGCCCGCCTTGTAGAGCACTGTGACTCtgtatccttctgtttctctaag GGCCTAGGTGCACCAGTGGGAGCTCTGGTTGGGGGATCCAAGGACTTCATTGGAGAAGCATGGCGCCTCCGCAAGGCCCTGGGTGGAGGCATGCGCCAGGCTGGAGTACTGGCTGCGGCTGCCCTGGTGGGACTagctgaggcagaggaggtgCTACCAAGGGACCACGGGAATGCCCAGAGATTCGCTAAAG GACTCCAAGACCTGGCGTCACCCATTTGCTCTGTGGATCCTGACACCGTGGAGACCAACATGGTGCTGGTGCAGGTGGCTGGGCTGCCTCCCTCGGATCTGTGCCAGCGCCTGCAGGCTGTGAGTGCAGAGGAGGTGGCTCAGACTGGCCGTGCCGTGCGCGTGCTGCTGTTTCCCTGGACAGAACAGTCTGTGCGGGCCGTGTGGCACCGAGATGTGTCTGCTCAGGACACGGAACTGGCGCTGAGGAAGTGGGAGTTTGTGCTGAGACAGTTGCGGCCCTGA